A genome region from Tistrella mobilis includes the following:
- a CDS encoding IclR family transcriptional regulator domain-containing protein yields MIDPDSPDFVASFARGLSVVRAFGAEAPRQTLSEVAERTGLTRAAARRFLLTLEALGYARSDGKYFELTPMVLELGFSYLSSLDMTEAIQPWLRRVSDTLGESCSAAVLDGIDIIYVARAAARHRILAISLNVGARLPAWCTSMGQVLLANLPPARRNMLLRDISFEPRTPHSLGDMKSLGDRLALVRDQGYAIADQELELGLRSIAVPLHDRTGVVVAAMNVSAQAARVSVEMLEGEYLPVLLDAARQFEATERVRG; encoded by the coding sequence ATGATCGACCCGGATTCGCCTGATTTCGTCGCATCCTTCGCCCGCGGCCTGAGTGTCGTGCGCGCCTTCGGCGCCGAGGCGCCACGCCAGACGTTGAGCGAGGTGGCGGAGCGCACGGGGTTGACCCGTGCGGCCGCCCGCCGCTTTCTGCTGACGCTGGAGGCGCTGGGCTATGCCCGCAGCGACGGCAAGTATTTCGAACTGACGCCCATGGTGCTGGAGCTGGGCTTTTCCTACCTGTCGTCGCTGGACATGACCGAGGCGATCCAGCCCTGGCTGCGCCGGGTGAGCGACACGCTTGGCGAAAGCTGCTCTGCCGCCGTGCTGGACGGGATCGACATCATCTATGTCGCCCGCGCCGCCGCCCGCCACCGGATTCTGGCGATCAGCCTGAATGTGGGGGCAAGGCTGCCGGCCTGGTGCACATCCATGGGCCAGGTGCTGCTGGCCAACCTGCCGCCGGCCCGGCGCAACATGCTGCTGCGCGACATTTCTTTCGAGCCCCGCACCCCCCACAGCCTGGGCGACATGAAAAGCCTGGGCGACCGGCTGGCCCTGGTCCGCGACCAGGGCTATGCCATCGCCGACCAGGAACTGGAGCTGGGGCTGCGCTCGATCGCGGTGCCGCTGCACGACCGCACCGGCGTGGTGGTGGCGGCGATGAATGTCAGCGCCCAGGCGGCACGGGTGAGCGTGGAGATGCTGGAGGGCGAATATCTGCCGGTGCTGCTGGATGCCGCCCGCCAGTTCGAGGCGACCGAGCGGGTGCGGGGATGA
- a CDS encoding amidase → MTTGTSLPTTPLWQWDATDIAAGIRSRAISAREALTACFERMDAVNGRINAVVIRLDESAFKAADRADAALAAGEEAGPLHGVPVTIKINIDLAGSATTNGLPALAGNIAAEDAPVSRNWKLAGAVPFGRTNAPSLSMRWFTDNPLHGATLNPHAPGRSAGGSSGGAAAALAAGIGPLAHGNDLGGSVRLPAFCCGVTGIRPTLGRVAAFNPSLGVERMIVSNLAAVQGPLARSIRDLRLGLGAMAARDPRDPWWVPVPERPRRHAAPIRVALFVPEGTTPPVADALRLAATWLAEAGYEVVEASPPNFAEAHQLWLDLLSTENLFGTRETARTYGDAVLNNMVDAMALAGNTLDLAGFIAGLARRNAILRNWLAFFEHTPLILMPVSLEPAMDREADRKPAAELRPLIDAFAPLNATAILGLPGLSVPVGFMPSPDGTGRVPLGVQIVGGRYEEATMLDAGAAIEARVGPTLPVDPL, encoded by the coding sequence ATGACGACCGGGACATCACTGCCGACCACGCCGCTCTGGCAATGGGATGCGACCGATATCGCGGCCGGCATCCGCAGCCGGGCGATTTCGGCACGCGAGGCGCTGACCGCCTGTTTCGAGCGGATGGACGCCGTGAACGGCCGGATCAATGCCGTGGTGATCCGGCTGGACGAAAGCGCCTTCAAGGCCGCCGACCGCGCCGATGCGGCGCTGGCCGCCGGAGAGGAAGCCGGGCCGCTGCACGGCGTGCCGGTGACGATCAAGATCAATATCGACCTGGCGGGATCCGCCACCACCAACGGCCTGCCGGCGCTGGCCGGCAATATCGCGGCCGAGGATGCGCCGGTTTCCCGCAACTGGAAGCTGGCCGGCGCCGTGCCCTTCGGCCGGACCAATGCGCCGAGCCTGTCGATGCGCTGGTTCACCGACAACCCGCTGCACGGGGCGACGCTGAACCCCCACGCCCCCGGCCGCAGCGCCGGCGGGTCCAGCGGCGGGGCGGCGGCGGCGCTGGCGGCCGGCATCGGGCCCTTGGCCCATGGCAATGATCTGGGCGGATCGGTGCGGCTGCCGGCCTTCTGCTGCGGGGTGACCGGCATCCGGCCGACGCTGGGCCGGGTGGCGGCGTTCAACCCGTCGCTGGGGGTGGAGCGGATGATCGTCTCCAACCTGGCCGCGGTGCAGGGGCCGCTGGCGCGCAGCATCCGGGATCTGCGGCTGGGCCTGGGCGCCATGGCGGCACGCGACCCGCGCGACCCCTGGTGGGTGCCGGTGCCGGAACGGCCGCGGCGGCATGCGGCCCCCATCCGGGTGGCGCTGTTCGTGCCCGAGGGCACCACGCCGCCGGTGGCCGATGCGCTGCGCCTGGCGGCCACCTGGCTCGCCGAAGCCGGCTATGAGGTGGTGGAGGCGAGCCCGCCCAATTTCGCCGAGGCCCATCAGCTCTGGCTCGACCTTTTGTCCACCGAGAACCTGTTCGGCACCCGCGAAACCGCCCGGACCTATGGCGATGCGGTGCTGAACAACATGGTCGACGCCATGGCGCTGGCCGGCAACACGCTGGATCTGGCGGGGTTCATCGCCGGCCTTGCCCGCCGCAACGCCATCCTGCGCAACTGGCTGGCCTTTTTCGAGCACACGCCCCTGATCCTGATGCCGGTGTCGCTGGAACCGGCGATGGACCGCGAGGCCGACCGCAAGCCCGCGGCGGAGCTTCGGCCGCTGATCGACGCCTTCGCGCCGCTGAACGCCACCGCCATTCTGGGCCTGCCCGGGCTGTCGGTGCCGGTGGGCTTCATGCCGTCGCCCGACGGCACCGGCCGGGTGCCGCTGGGCGTGCAGATCGTCGGCGGCCGCTATGAAGAAGCGACCATGCTGGATGCAGGTGCGGCGATCGAGGCCCGGGTCGGCCCGACCCTGCCGGTGGATCCTCTCTGA